A genomic segment from Actinoplanes sichuanensis encodes:
- a CDS encoding family 43 glycosylhydrolase: MRPLKAAVAGLVAAGLLLVAPAAPARAADPYTFTRTVNPILADGSYYSADPAPLVADGQLHIYTGHDEAGPAVNDFVMNEWGVLRTSDVAEGEWTHHPSLMRPDGVFAWASPGRAYAGQVVRGPDGRYYWYVPIHERDSPAPNKFAIGVAVSTTPTGPWTDHIGRPLISQRVPTANTIENIDPTILVEGQRVFVYWGTFGQLRMLEFQADMKTPVGTQRTVTGLTGYFEAPWLFERGSTYYLAYAGNNAGPTSACTPASYHACIAYATASAPDGPWTYRGTILPPVSSTTSHPGIIEFNGQWYLVYHTADAAGGGHFRRSVAIDKVEWDDTVTPARIKPVVVTPVKQADRTPRANIAQAAEVTVSNDPVPTQYWIKALNDEIVRANPLPPDMWGTWTAVNPNQQWIQYTWDQPMRITMSQIEFWNDQPQGTGVGVAAPAKWKIQYWADGQWTDVPNPSGYPTGTQGFQNTTFDPVTTSQVRAVFDASTNGSTYSAVAVEEWKVLAAQPASIASAHVTVEVGETALPGAVPVVFGDQTLRVPVYWDAVDPADVAQPGTFTVGGSVLGYAAGRVNAQVTVISPGDTEGDVTAPALTLTPSGSAGTGGWFRSAVNVRAAAVDDRGGRMTIRTTVDGVESVASAVRTVDTTVTGDGRHTVSAVATDRAGNDSDAAQLGVHIDATAPTVSGAVADRRVTVSGADATSGLARLEYAIGAGAWTVYTGPVGAPDSGKHTVSFRAVDQAGNTSAVQQAVLPADLSGPLTGNVGPIAVPTASYTAGWNSVGALNDDADPASPGQAQIWGTWSGTRPASQWIQYDWTRAIRLTGASIKFWRDSAAGTGDGVAEPDGWQLQWWDGSAWQDVTNASGYGTSSTAFNTVTFDPVVTSRLRAVIAADGNGSTYSAVAVTEWRVTADESPVVPVTVTAQPRCLAGKVYLAVAARNGHTAPLDIELDSPYGKKVFVGVAPGANVYQSFAARVASVPAGSATATAGTSVLTAPYNALQCSGGSS, from the coding sequence GTGAGACCGCTCAAAGCGGCGGTCGCCGGGCTGGTCGCGGCCGGGCTGCTCCTCGTAGCGCCCGCCGCACCGGCCCGCGCGGCCGACCCGTACACGTTCACCCGGACCGTGAATCCGATCCTCGCCGACGGCTCCTACTACTCCGCCGACCCCGCACCTCTCGTCGCCGACGGGCAGCTGCACATCTACACCGGCCATGACGAGGCCGGGCCGGCCGTCAACGACTTCGTCATGAACGAGTGGGGCGTACTGCGTACCTCCGACGTCGCCGAGGGTGAGTGGACGCACCACCCGTCACTGATGCGCCCGGACGGGGTCTTCGCCTGGGCGTCGCCCGGCCGCGCCTACGCCGGTCAGGTCGTCCGCGGACCCGACGGCCGCTACTACTGGTACGTCCCCATCCACGAACGGGATTCGCCCGCGCCCAACAAGTTCGCCATCGGCGTCGCCGTGTCGACCACCCCGACCGGGCCGTGGACCGACCACATCGGCAGGCCGCTGATCTCGCAACGCGTCCCGACCGCCAACACCATCGAGAACATCGACCCGACCATCCTCGTCGAGGGCCAGCGGGTGTTCGTCTACTGGGGAACCTTCGGGCAGCTGCGGATGCTCGAATTCCAGGCCGACATGAAGACACCGGTCGGCACCCAGCGGACGGTCACCGGACTGACCGGCTACTTCGAGGCGCCGTGGCTGTTCGAACGCGGCAGCACCTACTACCTGGCCTACGCCGGCAACAACGCCGGGCCGACCTCGGCGTGCACCCCGGCGAGCTATCACGCCTGCATCGCCTACGCCACGGCGAGTGCACCGGACGGCCCGTGGACCTACCGCGGGACGATCCTGCCGCCGGTGTCGTCGACGACCAGCCACCCGGGGATCATCGAGTTCAACGGCCAGTGGTACCTCGTCTACCACACCGCCGACGCGGCCGGGGGCGGTCATTTCCGCAGGTCGGTGGCGATCGACAAGGTCGAGTGGGATGACACGGTCACACCGGCGCGGATCAAGCCGGTCGTCGTCACGCCGGTGAAGCAGGCCGACCGGACACCGCGCGCCAACATCGCCCAGGCCGCCGAGGTGACCGTGTCCAACGATCCGGTCCCCACCCAGTACTGGATCAAGGCACTCAACGACGAGATCGTGCGCGCCAACCCGCTGCCGCCGGACATGTGGGGCACCTGGACCGCGGTCAACCCGAATCAACAATGGATCCAGTACACCTGGGATCAACCCATGCGGATCACCATGTCACAGATCGAGTTCTGGAACGACCAGCCGCAAGGCACCGGAGTCGGAGTCGCCGCACCGGCGAAGTGGAAGATCCAGTACTGGGCTGACGGCCAGTGGACGGACGTGCCGAACCCGAGCGGCTATCCGACCGGGACCCAGGGCTTCCAGAACACGACGTTCGATCCGGTCACCACCAGCCAGGTGCGGGCGGTCTTCGACGCGTCGACGAACGGGAGCACGTATTCGGCGGTCGCCGTCGAGGAGTGGAAGGTACTCGCGGCACAACCCGCCTCGATCGCGTCCGCACACGTCACCGTCGAGGTGGGCGAGACCGCGCTGCCCGGTGCGGTGCCCGTCGTCTTCGGGGACCAGACGCTGCGGGTGCCGGTGTACTGGGACGCGGTCGACCCGGCCGACGTCGCACAACCGGGGACGTTCACGGTCGGCGGCAGTGTGCTCGGATATGCGGCCGGAAGGGTCAACGCCCAGGTCACGGTGATCTCACCGGGGGACACCGAAGGGGACGTCACCGCACCGGCGCTCACCCTCACCCCCAGCGGCAGTGCGGGGACCGGCGGATGGTTCCGGTCGGCGGTGAACGTGCGGGCCGCCGCAGTAGACGACCGTGGCGGACGGATGACGATCCGGACCACTGTCGACGGCGTCGAATCCGTGGCGTCCGCCGTCCGCACCGTGGACACCACGGTCACCGGCGACGGGCGGCACACGGTCAGCGCCGTGGCCACCGACCGGGCCGGGAACGATTCAGACGCCGCCCAGCTCGGCGTGCACATCGACGCCACCGCGCCGACCGTGTCCGGGGCCGTCGCCGATCGCCGGGTGACCGTCAGCGGCGCCGATGCGACCTCGGGACTGGCCCGGCTCGAATACGCGATCGGTGCCGGGGCATGGACCGTCTACACCGGCCCGGTCGGCGCACCCGACTCCGGGAAGCACACCGTGTCGTTCCGGGCCGTCGACCAGGCCGGGAACACGTCGGCCGTGCAGCAGGCGGTGCTTCCCGCCGACCTGTCCGGGCCGCTCACCGGCAACGTCGGGCCGATCGCCGTACCCACCGCGTCCTACACGGCCGGGTGGAACAGCGTCGGCGCGCTCAACGACGACGCCGACCCGGCCTCGCCGGGCCAGGCGCAGATCTGGGGCACCTGGTCCGGGACCCGGCCGGCGAGCCAGTGGATCCAGTACGACTGGACGCGGGCGATCCGGCTCACCGGAGCCTCGATCAAGTTCTGGCGGGACAGCGCGGCCGGCACCGGCGACGGCGTCGCCGAACCGGACGGCTGGCAGCTGCAATGGTGGGACGGTTCCGCCTGGCAGGACGTCACCAACGCCTCCGGGTACGGGACCAGCAGCACCGCCTTCAACACGGTCACCTTCGATCCGGTCGTCACGTCCCGGCTGCGGGCGGTCATCGCGGCCGACGGGAACGGAAGCACCTACTCGGCGGTGGCCGTCACCGAGTGGCGGGTGACCGCCGACGAGTCGCCAGTGGTGCCGGTGACCGTCACGGCGCAGCCACGATGTCTGGCCGGGAAGGTCTACCTGGCCGTCGCGGCACGTAACGGCCACACCGCACCGCTCGACATCGAGCTCGATTCGCCGTACGGAAAAAAGGTCTTTGTCGGTGTCGCGCCCGGCGCGAACGTCTACCAGTCGTTCGCCGCCCGGGTGGCTTCGGTGCCCGCCGGATCGGCCACCGCGACCGCCGGGACCAGCGTCCTCACCGCCCCATACAACGCCTTGCAGTGCTCTGGAGGAAGCAGTTGA
- a CDS encoding beta-L-arabinofuranosidase domain-containing protein: MIPSPADAAPAKCATSVNGLPVPRSWRAVPFSLNQVDLAPSVFTEKRDRILAYARAYPADRIVANFRAAAGLDTLGAQPPGGWDDATGNLRGHYSGHFLSMLAQAWAGTGEAVFKEKLDHIVTALKQCQDAWATQVGLPGTPPPPATWTGGGLELSGDGQYVGLPDATIDGLTAATIVIRLRIDELRTWSRAFDFGVGPAVNMFLTIHDGTGPRFAITTSGSGGEQRIPVATALPVGEPVTLAVTLDGQVGTLYVNGVAAGTNPAMTLTPADLGAPKNNWIGRSQYGDAGLKAVVDEFHLFDRALSAEELATATGNLAWYRFDETSGTTVADSSGRGWDAAVVTGAGGPPGPSHAGFLAAYPETQFIQLEQYVTYPAIWAPYYTCHKIMRGLLDAHTLGGNATALTVARGMGEWVHSRLSRLPREQLDRMWSLYIAGEYGGMNEVMADLATLTGDRTFLTTAGYFDNTKLLADCAADTDTLDGKHANQHIPQFLGYLRMFEQGASRDYRAAAANFYEMVVGHRTYVHGGTGQGEVFRKRDVIAGSIVTSTNAETCAAYNMLKVARNLFALTPDARFFDYYERTLVNQILGSRRDADSTTDPLVTYMLPVGPGVRRGYGNIGTCCGGTGLENHTKYQDAVWFRSPDNGTLHVNLYIASTLRWAERGVTVTLAGDYPRSPSATLTITGRARFDLRLRVPSWARTDFTIKINGKAQRVRVTESGYVSLHRDWRTGDRVEVTFPFRLHVEQTIDDPSLQALLYGPLTLVAKSAATDYLQISADPTTAVPGPRPLTFTLGDVLFEPLLLGDNAVHHTYFRRT, translated from the coding sequence ATGATCCCCTCCCCGGCCGACGCCGCCCCCGCCAAGTGCGCCACCTCCGTCAACGGCCTGCCGGTGCCCCGTTCCTGGCGGGCGGTGCCGTTCTCGCTGAACCAGGTCGACCTGGCGCCGAGCGTCTTCACCGAGAAACGGGACCGCATCCTGGCGTACGCCCGCGCCTACCCGGCCGACCGGATCGTGGCCAACTTCCGGGCCGCGGCCGGGCTGGACACGCTCGGTGCGCAGCCGCCCGGAGGCTGGGACGACGCCACCGGTAACCTGCGTGGCCACTACAGCGGGCACTTCCTGTCGATGCTGGCGCAGGCGTGGGCCGGCACCGGCGAGGCGGTCTTCAAGGAGAAACTCGACCACATCGTCACGGCGCTCAAGCAGTGCCAGGACGCGTGGGCCACCCAGGTCGGCCTGCCCGGCACCCCGCCACCGCCGGCGACCTGGACCGGCGGCGGTCTGGAACTGTCCGGCGACGGCCAGTACGTGGGGCTGCCGGACGCCACGATCGACGGGCTGACCGCGGCCACCATCGTGATCCGGCTGCGGATCGACGAGCTGCGGACCTGGTCGCGAGCGTTCGACTTCGGGGTCGGCCCGGCCGTCAACATGTTCCTGACGATCCACGACGGCACCGGCCCGCGGTTCGCGATCACCACCTCCGGCAGTGGCGGTGAGCAGCGCATCCCGGTCGCGACCGCACTGCCGGTCGGCGAGCCGGTGACCCTGGCCGTCACGCTGGACGGTCAGGTCGGCACCCTCTACGTCAACGGTGTCGCGGCCGGCACCAACCCGGCGATGACGTTGACCCCGGCCGACCTGGGCGCCCCGAAGAACAACTGGATCGGCCGGTCCCAGTACGGCGACGCCGGCCTGAAAGCCGTGGTCGACGAGTTCCACCTGTTCGACCGGGCACTGTCCGCCGAGGAACTGGCCACCGCGACCGGCAACCTGGCCTGGTACCGGTTCGACGAGACCTCCGGGACCACGGTCGCCGACTCGTCCGGCCGGGGCTGGGACGCCGCCGTCGTCACCGGCGCCGGCGGCCCGCCCGGCCCGAGTCACGCCGGGTTCCTGGCCGCCTACCCGGAGACCCAGTTCATCCAGCTCGAACAGTACGTGACCTATCCGGCGATCTGGGCTCCCTACTACACCTGTCACAAGATCATGCGGGGGCTGCTGGACGCGCACACGCTCGGCGGCAACGCCACCGCCCTGACCGTCGCCCGGGGCATGGGGGAGTGGGTGCACTCCCGGCTCAGCAGACTGCCCCGCGAGCAGCTCGACCGAATGTGGTCGCTCTACATCGCCGGTGAGTACGGCGGGATGAACGAGGTGATGGCCGACCTGGCCACCCTGACCGGCGACCGGACGTTCCTGACCACGGCCGGCTACTTCGACAACACGAAGCTGCTCGCCGACTGCGCGGCGGACACCGACACCCTCGACGGTAAGCACGCCAACCAGCACATCCCACAGTTCCTCGGCTACCTGCGGATGTTCGAGCAGGGCGCGAGCCGCGACTACCGGGCGGCGGCCGCGAACTTCTACGAGATGGTCGTCGGGCACCGCACCTACGTGCACGGCGGCACCGGCCAGGGCGAGGTGTTCCGCAAACGCGACGTCATCGCGGGCAGCATCGTGACCTCGACCAACGCCGAGACGTGCGCGGCGTACAACATGCTCAAGGTCGCCCGGAACCTGTTCGCCCTGACCCCGGACGCACGGTTCTTCGACTACTACGAACGGACCCTGGTCAACCAGATCCTCGGTTCGCGGCGCGACGCCGACAGCACCACCGATCCGCTGGTCACCTACATGCTTCCGGTCGGTCCCGGGGTGCGGCGCGGCTACGGCAACATCGGCACCTGCTGCGGCGGCACCGGCCTGGAGAACCACACCAAGTACCAGGACGCTGTCTGGTTCCGATCACCCGACAACGGCACCCTGCACGTCAATCTCTACATCGCCTCCACGCTGCGGTGGGCCGAGCGGGGCGTCACCGTCACCCTGGCCGGCGACTACCCGAGGTCGCCTTCGGCGACGCTGACGATCACCGGCCGGGCCCGGTTCGACCTGCGGTTGCGGGTTCCGTCGTGGGCCCGGACTGACTTCACCATCAAGATCAACGGCAAGGCTCAGAGGGTACGGGTGACCGAAAGCGGTTACGTCAGCCTCCACCGGGACTGGCGTACCGGCGACCGGGTCGAGGTCACCTTCCCGTTCCGCCTGCACGTCGAGCAGACCATCGACGATCCCTCGTTGCAGGCGCTGCTCTACGGCCCGCTCACCCTGGTCGCCAAATCAGCCGCGACCGACTACCTGCAGATCTCCGCGGACCCCACCACCGCGGTCCCGGGCCCCCGCCCGCTCACCTTCACCCTCGGCGACGTCCTGTTCGAGCCGCTCCTGCTCGGCGACAACGCCGTTCATCACACCTATTTCCGCCGTACCTGA
- a CDS encoding Ig-like domain-containing protein, translated as MPTPRSIIGTTTTALLLLSVLSPVAAHAAPNANTPYPVFKGDANPVPDDRTGYHTRNQLQAIFDADLAAGAGSAPGRDFWIDRMLARTGNQPGGSNGDANQYLFSRGRAVFMKTHQPGVLGFGGEIAYIESLAQSGYTITASVGGTEVALTEDPAQRRQTPSYWQSVFTDSGAGLKVVQTKFITDANVAVTNLELSATNGAAKDVVLTARSPLARTAAGSDPELTGAVRAFNKLTDLFPRFSGDGFAPADGTLRRTVSVPASGAAATKLQLGLVAKEVPASATDYAHVRGLAPGAAFTEHVTAYNRWWAQNVPYLDTPEDNIDKTLFYRWWLMRYNFLDADLPGNDYQFPTSMEGVLGYNNAIVLTVGMFVDDLKYFRDPAYSYGPWLSAGEVAESGKYVDNPGDPANWSNSYTQYISEAAWRSYQLHGGPAAVARNLGEYAEYDVKGLLDAYDNDGNGLIEYNWGAMTGNDADAVSFDWRAGNLDRTESAYLYSNAKAAAAAYRTAGDTAKEAEMEAFAERIKAAVLQYLWEPARTTPDEMGHYGNLLKHRHVASGDLVPWKEINNYYPYSVGLMPNTAEYREGLRLFADDAQYPIFPFTTANQADKAAAAAQGDPGSNNFSVINSTVTFRMLSSVLRNYPTSYVNAEWYKKLLYWNAWAHYQGNGDNRYPDQNEFWADGSAANQSIGYRSWIHHTILGATNFTVIEDAMGLRPRSDAKIELDPIDIGWDHFTANNVRYRDRDLTVVWDAPGGTDYYESAPDGYSVYLDGQLAFTASALGKVVFDPATGDVESAVPVTVGSAPAVKAPQDVTFAADARITDVLAKAGVDPSVNVAQSRPTTASYSASGRGPAGAVNGTTINEPFWGTAGSTSASDQFTIDLQGSRTVDDVRVYFYKSTTTATVQGYAPPAQFLVEYHDGTSWQVVPGQSRFPAYPRGNLNQVRFPAVTATQLRVTVQHAPGFKTGIKEIQAYDTGVPAPDAVNAPPLADAWLDSTYSQAGSVRLIGLAQDDGVPGTPPAAQWSVVSAPAGGSVAFDPATSPATVARFTVSGRYTLRLTVGQSTKDVVVDATALAEGEINVASTATPSAGYTAGWNNVNAVNDGKPSLFTGGAQTDLWGTWTGNEPATRWLQYDFPQAVRVDRASIDFWSDSTTGGSGVAVPSSWKIQYWDGLNWQDANGFVAAVRGRTNEVSFDPVTTTRLRATFNALPNATGTAWSAVGVSEWRVYAAAASSIQGVDVRTDTGVLPQLPATVEVTYADGTRLPVAVAWGAVEASQVAQVGDFRVTGFVAGTTLTASAHVWVRGTDPVQINTVDPVAVTTSVGVAPVLPAGVTVGYNDGSRQSGIGVTWAAIDPASYAAAGTFEVSGQVAGTDKPATATVTVGSGGPADTSSPVTTLTADPADAWTSAASVRVTATATDNRDQSPSIEVAVGSGDWRDYNGPVTVDDEGATTVKARATDDAGNVSAVTQRIVGIDRTRPTASATFDSAARAVTITGTDALSGIGAVQYRLTVGGVVTQDWTTASGAVPIGSSATTVDYRSADLAGNTSDVGTLPVAAGQSPVNVARTGTASASYTPAWITVDNLNDGVPPTGANGPNTDVWNTWPQVGDQWIQLDWAAPVTVDRTRIWFTSDLDDSGAGVAPPSVWKLQYWDGTAFRDVGHPGAYGTSATSWNTVTFDKVTTTRMRALLTAAGTEEGKGAPGVQEWEVYDVPATPPSADVEVQARAQCTAGKVYVAVTARNTGTAPLNIQLITPYGTRTVLDVAAGKPAYQAFNSRLAILPAGTATVRVGDVELSAPYAALSCG; from the coding sequence ATGCCGACACCCCGCTCCATAATCGGCACCACCACCACCGCCCTTCTCCTGCTCTCCGTCCTCTCCCCGGTCGCCGCGCACGCGGCCCCGAATGCGAACACCCCCTACCCGGTGTTCAAGGGCGACGCGAACCCGGTCCCCGACGACCGCACCGGATACCACACCCGTAACCAGCTTCAGGCGATCTTCGACGCCGACCTTGCGGCCGGGGCCGGCAGCGCGCCGGGCCGGGACTTCTGGATCGACCGGATGCTGGCCCGTACCGGCAACCAGCCCGGCGGTTCCAACGGCGACGCCAACCAGTACCTGTTCAGCCGGGGCCGGGCCGTGTTCATGAAGACCCACCAGCCCGGTGTCCTCGGGTTCGGTGGTGAGATCGCCTACATCGAGTCGCTGGCCCAGAGCGGCTACACGATCACCGCGTCGGTCGGCGGGACCGAGGTGGCGCTCACCGAGGACCCGGCCCAGCGGCGGCAGACGCCCAGCTACTGGCAGAGCGTGTTCACCGACAGCGGTGCCGGGCTGAAGGTGGTGCAGACCAAGTTCATCACCGACGCGAACGTCGCGGTCACGAACCTGGAGCTGTCGGCCACGAACGGGGCGGCCAAGGACGTCGTCCTCACCGCCCGGTCGCCGCTGGCCCGTACCGCCGCCGGGTCCGATCCGGAGTTGACCGGGGCCGTGCGGGCCTTCAACAAGCTCACCGACCTGTTCCCGCGCTTCTCCGGTGACGGGTTCGCGCCCGCCGACGGAACGCTGCGGCGGACCGTGTCGGTGCCCGCGAGCGGCGCTGCCGCCACCAAGCTGCAGCTCGGCCTGGTGGCCAAGGAGGTGCCGGCGTCGGCGACCGATTACGCCCACGTGCGTGGGCTGGCGCCGGGCGCGGCGTTCACCGAGCACGTCACCGCCTACAACAGATGGTGGGCGCAGAACGTGCCCTACCTGGACACCCCCGAGGACAACATCGACAAGACGTTGTTCTACCGGTGGTGGCTGATGCGCTACAACTTCCTCGACGCCGACCTGCCCGGAAACGACTACCAGTTCCCGACCTCGATGGAGGGGGTGCTGGGCTACAACAACGCGATCGTCCTGACCGTCGGCATGTTCGTCGACGACCTCAAGTACTTCCGCGACCCGGCCTACTCCTACGGGCCGTGGCTGTCCGCCGGTGAGGTCGCCGAGAGCGGAAAGTACGTCGACAACCCGGGTGACCCGGCGAACTGGTCGAACAGCTACACCCAGTACATCTCCGAGGCGGCGTGGCGGTCCTACCAGCTGCACGGCGGCCCGGCCGCGGTCGCCCGCAACCTCGGCGAGTACGCCGAGTACGACGTCAAAGGGCTGCTCGACGCCTACGACAACGACGGCAACGGACTGATCGAGTACAACTGGGGCGCGATGACCGGCAACGACGCCGACGCGGTGTCGTTCGACTGGCGGGCCGGCAACCTGGACCGGACCGAGAGCGCCTACCTCTACTCGAATGCGAAGGCCGCGGCGGCCGCCTACCGGACCGCCGGGGACACCGCAAAAGAGGCCGAGATGGAGGCGTTCGCCGAGCGGATCAAGGCCGCCGTCCTGCAGTACCTGTGGGAGCCGGCCCGGACCACGCCCGACGAGATGGGCCACTACGGCAACCTGCTCAAGCACCGGCACGTCGCCTCCGGTGACCTGGTGCCGTGGAAGGAGATCAACAACTACTACCCGTACTCGGTGGGGCTGATGCCGAACACCGCCGAGTACCGGGAGGGGCTGCGGCTGTTCGCCGACGACGCCCAGTACCCGATCTTCCCGTTCACGACCGCGAATCAGGCCGACAAGGCCGCCGCGGCCGCGCAGGGCGACCCGGGCAGCAACAACTTCTCGGTGATCAACTCGACGGTGACGTTCCGGATGCTCTCCTCGGTGCTGCGCAACTATCCGACGTCCTATGTGAACGCCGAGTGGTACAAGAAGCTGCTCTACTGGAACGCCTGGGCCCACTACCAGGGCAACGGCGACAACCGGTACCCGGACCAGAACGAGTTCTGGGCCGACGGGTCGGCGGCGAACCAGAGCATCGGCTACCGGTCCTGGATCCACCACACCATCCTCGGGGCCACCAACTTCACCGTCATCGAGGACGCGATGGGGTTGCGCCCGCGCTCCGACGCGAAGATCGAACTGGACCCGATCGACATCGGCTGGGACCACTTCACCGCCAACAACGTCCGCTACCGCGACCGTGACCTGACCGTCGTCTGGGACGCGCCGGGCGGTACCGACTACTACGAGTCGGCGCCCGACGGCTACTCGGTGTATCTCGACGGGCAGCTCGCGTTCACCGCGTCCGCCCTCGGGAAGGTCGTCTTCGACCCGGCCACCGGCGACGTCGAGTCCGCCGTCCCGGTCACCGTCGGCTCCGCGCCCGCGGTCAAGGCGCCGCAGGACGTCACCTTCGCCGCCGACGCGCGGATCACCGACGTGCTGGCCAAGGCCGGTGTCGACCCGTCGGTGAACGTCGCACAGAGCCGCCCGACCACCGCCTCCTACTCGGCGTCCGGTCGCGGCCCGGCCGGCGCGGTCAACGGCACGACGATCAACGAGCCCTTCTGGGGTACGGCCGGATCGACCTCCGCGTCCGACCAGTTCACCATCGACCTGCAGGGTTCCCGCACGGTCGACGACGTGCGCGTCTACTTCTACAAGTCGACGACCACGGCCACCGTCCAGGGCTACGCGCCACCCGCGCAGTTCCTGGTCGAGTACCACGACGGCACCTCGTGGCAGGTCGTGCCGGGGCAGAGCCGGTTCCCGGCCTACCCGCGCGGCAACCTCAACCAGGTCCGGTTCCCGGCGGTCACCGCGACGCAGTTGCGGGTCACCGTGCAGCACGCGCCCGGCTTCAAGACCGGCATCAAGGAGATCCAGGCGTACGACACCGGCGTGCCCGCGCCGGACGCGGTGAACGCTCCGCCGCTCGCCGACGCGTGGCTCGACTCCACCTACAGCCAGGCCGGATCGGTACGCCTGATCGGACTGGCCCAGGACGACGGCGTACCCGGCACCCCACCGGCCGCGCAGTGGTCGGTGGTGTCCGCACCGGCCGGTGGCTCGGTGGCGTTCGACCCGGCCACCTCGCCGGCCACCGTCGCCCGGTTCACCGTCTCCGGCCGTTACACGTTGCGCCTGACCGTCGGACAGTCCACGAAGGACGTCGTGGTCGACGCGACCGCACTGGCCGAGGGTGAGATCAACGTGGCGTCGACGGCCACCCCCTCGGCCGGTTACACGGCCGGGTGGAACAACGTGAACGCGGTGAACGACGGTAAGCCGTCGCTGTTCACCGGGGGCGCGCAGACCGACCTGTGGGGCACCTGGACCGGCAACGAACCGGCCACCCGCTGGCTGCAGTACGACTTCCCACAGGCTGTCCGGGTGGACCGGGCGTCGATCGACTTCTGGTCCGACAGCACCACCGGCGGCAGCGGTGTCGCCGTGCCGTCCTCCTGGAAGATCCAGTATTGGGACGGGCTGAACTGGCAGGACGCCAACGGCTTCGTCGCGGCTGTTCGTGGCCGGACCAACGAGGTGTCGTTCGACCCGGTCACCACGACGCGGCTGCGGGCCACGTTCAACGCCCTGCCGAACGCGACCGGTACCGCCTGGTCGGCGGTCGGCGTCTCCGAGTGGCGGGTGTACGCGGCGGCGGCGAGTTCGATTCAGGGCGTCGACGTGCGTACCGACACCGGGGTCCTGCCGCAGTTGCCGGCGACCGTCGAGGTGACCTACGCCGACGGGACACGCCTGCCGGTCGCCGTGGCCTGGGGTGCCGTCGAGGCATCGCAGGTGGCGCAGGTCGGCGACTTCCGGGTGACCGGGTTCGTCGCCGGGACGACCCTGACCGCGTCCGCCCACGTGTGGGTGCGCGGCACCGACCCTGTGCAGATCAACACCGTCGACCCGGTCGCCGTGACGACCAGCGTCGGGGTCGCGCCGGTACTGCCCGCCGGGGTGACCGTCGGTTACAACGACGGCTCGCGGCAGAGCGGCATCGGGGTCACCTGGGCCGCGATCGATCCGGCGTCGTATGCCGCGGCGGGCACGTTCGAGGTGTCCGGGCAGGTCGCCGGCACCGACAAACCGGCCACCGCCACCGTCACCGTCGGCTCCGGCGGACCGGCTGACACGTCATCGCCGGTCACCACGCTCACCGCCGATCCGGCCGACGCGTGGACCTCCGCGGCTTCGGTGAGGGTGACCGCCACGGCCACCGACAACCGGGACCAGTCGCCGTCGATCGAGGTCGCGGTCGGCTCGGGGGACTGGCGCGACTACAACGGGCCGGTCACCGTCGACGACGAAGGCGCGACGACCGTCAAGGCGCGGGCCACCGACGACGCCGGGAACGTCTCGGCGGTCACCCAGCGGATCGTCGGCATCGACCGGACCAGACCCACCGCGTCGGCGACGTTCGACTCCGCGGCCCGGGCCGTCACCATCACCGGCACGGACGCGCTGTCTGGGATCGGGGCGGTGCAGTACCGGCTGACCGTCGGCGGGGTCGTCACCCAGGACTGGACGACCGCCTCCGGCGCCGTGCCGATCGGATCGTCGGCGACCACCGTGGACTACCGCTCGGCCGACCTGGCCGGCAACACGTCCGACGTCGGGACCCTGCCGGTCGCGGCCGGTCAGTCGCCGGTCAACGTGGCCCGCACCGGCACCGCGTCGGCGTCCTACACCCCGGCCTGGATCACCGTCGACAACCTCAACGACGGCGTGCCACCGACCGGGGCTAACGGACCGAACACGGACGTGTGGAACACCTGGCCGCAGGTCGGGGACCAGTGGATTCAGCTCGACTGGGCCGCACCGGTGACCGTCGACCGGACCCGGATCTGGTTCACCTCCGACCTCGACGACTCCGGGGCCGGGGTGGCGCCGCCCAGCGTCTGGAAACTCCAGTACTGGGACGGGACGGCGTTCCGGGATGTCGGTCACCCCGGCGCCTACGGCACGTCGGCCACCTCGTGGAACACGGTGACGTTCGACAAGGTGACCACCACGCGGATGCGGGCGCTGCTCACCGCCGCGGGCACCGAGGAGGGCAAGGGCGCGCCGGGAGTCCAGGAGTGGGAGGTGTACGACGTGCCGGCCACCCCACCGTCGGCTGACGTCGAGGTCCAGGCCCGGGCCCAGTGCACGGCCGGGAAGGTGTACGTCGCCGTCACCGCCCGCAACACCGGTACCGCGCCGCTGAACATCCAGCTGATCACGCCGTACGGCACCCGAACCGTGCTCGACGTGGCCGCCGGGAAACCGGCCTACCAGGCGTTCAACAGCCGCCTGGCGATCCTGCCGGCCGGCACCGCCACGGTCCGGGTCGGCGACGTGGAACTGTCCGCCCCCTACGCGGCCCTCAGCTGCGGCTGA